The Chthoniobacterales bacterium genome includes a window with the following:
- a CDS encoding DUF302 domain-containing protein, translated as MNNQQTSPNPDSPVFSRTTSTPADATAARLMEVAKENGFGTLHSYDLKQILTSKGFPQTKACHVLEVCNPAQASKVLAADYGMNIMLPCRISVYEDDGKTVIAMARPASLIGLFAPKAELQAVAREVESTMVKIIEDTAGGS; from the coding sequence ATGAACAACCAGCAAACCTCACCCAACCCGGATTCCCCGGTTTTCAGTCGCACGACGTCCACTCCGGCGGATGCTACGGCCGCGCGTTTGATGGAAGTTGCAAAGGAGAACGGTTTCGGCACGCTCCACAGCTACGATCTCAAGCAGATCCTAACCTCCAAAGGTTTTCCGCAGACGAAAGCCTGTCACGTGCTTGAAGTTTGCAATCCCGCGCAGGCGAGCAAAGTTCTGGCGGCCGATTACGGCATGAACATCATGCTTCCCTGCCGTATTTCGGTGTATGAAGACGATGGAAAGACGGTCATTGCGATGGCGCGCCCTGCCTCGCTGATCGGCCTTTTTGCGCCGAAGGCGGAACTGCAGGCCGTCGCGCGGGAGGTGGAGTCCACGATGGTGAAAATCATCGAGGATACGGCGGGCGGATCGTGA